From Halomarina salina, the proteins below share one genomic window:
- a CDS encoding alpha/beta fold hydrolase, translated as MPPVHSKVSANGIDVHYVREGSGLPLVFLHGWPEFWRTWRRNLTPLSESYDVVAPDLRGFGATEKPDLPAEEGYTVADHVADLRALTTALDLDEFGLVSHDLGALVAQQFAREYPESVTGLFFFDCPYPGIGDRWLRADRLGEIWYQSFNQQPWAADLVGASRETCETYIGHFLSHWAGDPDAFDREDRDAWIDNFMREGNLQGGFNWYVAADDARKRLMREGAPSLPTIDIPTRVLWGELDPVLRVEWADRLDEYFSDCEFDSLPDAGHFAHYERPERANEEIDAFFSSVT; from the coding sequence GTGCCACCAGTTCACTCGAAGGTGTCGGCCAACGGTATCGACGTCCACTACGTCCGGGAGGGGTCCGGGTTGCCGCTCGTCTTCCTTCACGGGTGGCCCGAGTTCTGGCGGACGTGGCGGAGGAACCTGACCCCGCTCTCGGAGAGCTACGACGTCGTCGCACCCGACCTCCGGGGGTTCGGCGCGACCGAGAAGCCGGACCTGCCGGCCGAGGAGGGGTACACCGTCGCGGACCACGTCGCCGACCTGCGGGCCCTGACGACGGCACTCGACCTCGACGAGTTCGGCCTGGTGAGCCACGACCTTGGCGCGCTCGTCGCCCAGCAGTTCGCACGCGAGTACCCCGAATCGGTGACCGGCCTGTTCTTCTTCGACTGCCCGTACCCCGGTATCGGCGACCGGTGGCTCCGAGCCGACCGTCTCGGCGAGATATGGTACCAGTCGTTCAACCAGCAGCCGTGGGCCGCCGACCTCGTGGGTGCGTCCAGGGAGACGTGCGAGACGTACATCGGCCACTTCCTCTCTCACTGGGCGGGCGACCCGGATGCGTTCGACCGGGAGGACCGCGACGCCTGGATTGACAACTTCATGCGCGAGGGCAACCTCCAGGGTGGGTTCAACTGGTACGTCGCGGCCGACGACGCCCGCAAGCGGTTGATGCGCGAGGGTGCGCCGTCACTGCCGACGATAGACATCCCGACCCGCGTCCTCTGGGGGGAACTCGACCCGGTACTCAGGGTGGAGTGGGCCGACCGACTGGACGAGTACTTCTCTGACTGCGAGTTCGACAGTCTCCCGGACGCGGGCCACTTCGCGCATTACGAACGTCCGGAGCGCGCGAACGAGGAGATAGACGCGTTCTTCTCGTCGGTAACGTGA
- the dctP gene encoding TRAP transporter substrate-binding protein DctP, whose translation MVSRRDVLKTGIGVSAAGLVGLSGCTDALGGGGNGNNSSGGGGGGTIRAATVFNQDHIQAQILERGVNNFIENAEGDYSLNLLAGSIGGEEDQMEAAASGSIDVHSTSYGGLANRYASGYGFLSAPFVAQGWEHLQAMEAEYVEGEDGLNSVLTEEGNQRVVRAAYRGVRHTTSNKPVTSPEDLEGVPMRMPEIDSWIGPWNAIGVDVTPVQADELYSALQTGVVEASEGPIGQFVDFSLYEVQSHFSKTGHMTQAYPQVVSTQFWDSLSDGDKETFNTAIDDAVSWGYETIQSEFEELEQMVQEEHDTTIVPAEEVDQQAFQEAAAPKIRQLFEENWNASYDDVQSLA comes from the coding sequence ATGGTAAGCAGACGGGACGTGCTAAAGACCGGTATAGGCGTATCTGCGGCTGGACTCGTCGGACTCAGTGGCTGTACCGACGCACTCGGGGGCGGGGGGAACGGAAACAACAGCAGTGGCGGTGGTGGTGGCGGGACGATCCGCGCCGCGACGGTGTTCAATCAGGACCACATCCAGGCGCAAATCCTCGAACGGGGTGTGAACAACTTCATCGAGAACGCCGAGGGCGACTACAGCCTCAACCTCCTCGCTGGCTCCATCGGGGGCGAGGAGGACCAGATGGAGGCGGCCGCGAGTGGCAGCATCGACGTCCACAGTACGAGCTACGGGGGGCTGGCGAACCGGTACGCTTCGGGGTACGGGTTCCTCTCGGCACCGTTCGTCGCCCAGGGCTGGGAGCACCTCCAGGCGATGGAGGCGGAGTACGTCGAGGGCGAGGACGGACTGAACAGCGTCCTCACCGAGGAGGGGAACCAGCGTGTCGTCCGGGCGGCGTACCGTGGCGTCCGTCACACCACGTCGAACAAGCCGGTCACCTCGCCCGAGGACCTCGAGGGCGTCCCGATGCGGATGCCGGAGATCGACTCGTGGATCGGTCCGTGGAACGCCATCGGCGTGGACGTGACGCCGGTCCAGGCGGACGAACTGTACTCCGCCCTCCAGACCGGCGTCGTCGAGGCGTCGGAGGGGCCGATCGGCCAGTTCGTCGACTTCAGCCTCTACGAGGTCCAGTCGCACTTCTCGAAGACGGGTCACATGACCCAGGCGTATCCGCAGGTCGTCAGCACGCAGTTCTGGGACAGTCTCTCGGACGGCGACAAGGAGACGTTCAACACGGCCATCGACGACGCGGTCAGCTGGGGGTACGAGACGATTCAGAGCGAGTTCGAGGAGCTGGAGCAGATGGTCCAGGAGGAACACGACACGACGATCGTCCCCGCCGAGGAGGTCGACCAGCAGGCGTTTCAGGAGGCCGCCGCTCCGAAGATCAGGCAACTGTTCGAGGAGAACTGGAACGCGAGCTACGACGACGTACAGAGCCTGGCGTAA
- a CDS encoding TRAP transporter small permease, with product MTSYNILGKVHTALEIIGVLLVGVIGVTVTLRIASRPLEFLPDLLWTGEIARYCLVILTIVGIPYAMRTNDHISIRPLLKSLSGNYQSVLFMVTNVLVLAFCLFIAYSSYVVAGRTLGNPLPTVRWLNYGYVNIIMAVMFLLTAAYTAADTRDLWREYRTPSSDGTDSADATTEAGR from the coding sequence TTGACATCATACAATATCCTCGGGAAGGTCCACACGGCTCTGGAGATCATCGGCGTCCTGCTCGTCGGCGTCATCGGTGTCACGGTGACGCTCCGGATCGCCTCACGGCCCCTCGAATTCCTTCCCGACCTCCTCTGGACCGGCGAAATCGCGCGGTACTGTCTGGTCATCCTCACCATCGTCGGCATCCCGTACGCGATGCGGACCAACGACCACATCTCCATCCGGCCGCTCCTGAAGTCCCTCTCGGGGAACTACCAGTCGGTGCTGTTCATGGTAACGAACGTCCTCGTGCTGGCGTTCTGTCTGTTCATCGCGTACTCGTCGTACGTCGTCGCTGGCCGGACGCTCGGGAACCCGTTGCCGACGGTCCGGTGGCTGAACTACGGCTACGTCAACATCATCATGGCCGTCATGTTCCTCCTGACGGCGGCCTACACCGCCGCCGACACACGGGACCTCTGGCGGGAGTACCGGACGCCGAGCAGTGACGGCACCGACTCCGCCGACGCCACCACGGAGGCCGGGCGATGA
- a CDS encoding TRAP transporter large permease, with amino-acid sequence MSGELLLAAAFLVILLALYLLGVHVAFAIGISSVVIMLLPFGPGFNVQVVAQRFYTGLNSFILIAVPFFLLAGRIMNEVGMTEDIFDFAEELVGPVPGGLGHVNVVVSMIFSGMSGSAVADAAGLGVIEYRSMVDRGYDENFAAGITGASSTIGPIIPPSIPIIVYGVLANVSIGALFIAGVIPGLLMGLSLMATVLVLSFRGEEVGSVRSYNASRLGRTFLRSIPALVTPVIIVGGILTGMFTPTEAAIVATIYALIIGFVYYRSLSLSMLYETTRKTFLDTAVLLFIIGIANLYGYLLVLSGVPGLLADQLLTLSSDPTVVVLILAVIFLLLGTFMETLAIITVMVPILIPIFPDLGINPLSFGIVMMVVLMIGIVTPPFGIALFSLERVTDRELEDIVRGVAPFYVPLVFIVLLLIFVPDLILALPRSFGLY; translated from the coding sequence ATGAGCGGCGAACTCCTGCTAGCAGCGGCCTTCCTCGTCATCCTGCTGGCGCTGTACCTGCTCGGAGTCCACGTCGCGTTCGCCATCGGCATCTCGTCGGTCGTCATCATGCTCCTGCCCTTCGGCCCCGGGTTCAACGTGCAGGTGGTCGCCCAGCGGTTCTACACGGGGTTGAACAGCTTCATCCTCATCGCCGTCCCGTTCTTCCTGCTCGCGGGACGCATCATGAACGAGGTCGGGATGACCGAGGACATCTTCGACTTCGCCGAGGAACTCGTCGGCCCCGTCCCCGGCGGACTCGGTCACGTCAACGTCGTCGTCAGCATGATATTCTCGGGGATGAGCGGCTCGGCGGTCGCCGACGCCGCCGGGCTCGGTGTCATCGAGTACCGCTCGATGGTCGACCGGGGGTACGACGAGAACTTCGCTGCGGGCATCACCGGCGCCTCGTCGACTATCGGGCCTATCATCCCGCCGAGCATCCCGATCATCGTCTACGGCGTGCTGGCGAACGTCTCCATCGGCGCCCTCTTCATCGCTGGAGTGATTCCGGGGCTCCTGATGGGACTCAGTCTGATGGCGACGGTGCTCGTCCTGAGCTTCCGCGGAGAGGAGGTGGGTTCGGTCCGATCGTACAACGCGAGTCGGCTCGGTCGGACGTTCCTCCGGTCGATTCCCGCGCTCGTGACGCCCGTCATCATCGTCGGGGGCATCCTGACGGGGATGTTCACGCCCACGGAGGCCGCCATCGTCGCGACCATCTACGCGCTGATAATCGGGTTCGTCTACTACCGGAGTCTGAGTCTCTCGATGCTCTACGAGACGACCCGGAAGACGTTCCTCGACACGGCCGTCCTACTGTTCATCATCGGCATCGCGAACCTCTACGGCTACCTGCTGGTCCTCTCGGGGGTTCCTGGCCTCCTCGCCGACCAGCTGCTGACCCTGTCGAGCGACCCGACGGTGGTCGTCCTCATCCTCGCGGTCATCTTCCTCCTGCTGGGGACGTTCATGGAGACGCTCGCAATCATCACTGTGATGGTGCCCATCCTCATCCCCATCTTCCCGGACCTCGGCATCAACCCGCTCTCGTTCGGTATCGTCATGATGGTCGTGCTGATGATCGGTATCGTCACCCCTCCGTTCGGTATCGCGCTGTTCTCGCTCGAAAGAGTGACCGACCGGGAACTGGAAGATATCGTCCGAGGGGTCGCTCCGTTCTACGTCCCGCTGGTGTTCATCGTCCTGCTGCTAATCTTCGTCCCGGACCTCATCCTCGCGCTCCCCCGGTCGTTCGGTCTCTACTGA
- a CDS encoding HpcH/HpaI aldolase/citrate lyase family protein, whose protein sequence is MSDRSYLFVPGDDEGAVESARGSSTDAVILDLEDTVAESAKEAARRVVVRTVEEWSPSDPTLYIRVNGLDTEYALTDVAAVLDCDGAPEALVVPDVRSATEVDIVADVLDAASSAVGLVPLVERPEAVFRAHEIATASDRTVALAFGSVDFRMNVGLSALDTDADVYLPRYLVSMAASAAGCRALDTVFLDCEDAAGLRAETREARRIGFDGKMAIAESQIPDVHEGFAPTERELDRARRLVAAFEETDSGVVSFEGTFVDRPVVEQQRRLLDRAAE, encoded by the coding sequence ATGAGCGACCGGAGCTACCTGTTCGTCCCCGGTGACGACGAGGGGGCCGTCGAATCGGCGAGAGGGTCCAGTACTGACGCCGTCATCCTCGACCTGGAGGACACGGTGGCCGAGTCGGCGAAGGAGGCGGCCCGGCGGGTCGTAGTGCGGACCGTCGAGGAGTGGTCGCCGTCGGACCCCACGCTGTACATCCGCGTCAACGGGCTGGACACCGAGTACGCGTTGACCGACGTGGCGGCCGTTCTCGACTGTGACGGCGCACCCGAGGCACTGGTCGTCCCCGACGTCCGGAGCGCCACGGAGGTCGACATCGTCGCCGATGTCCTCGACGCGGCGTCGTCGGCCGTCGGTCTCGTCCCGCTGGTCGAACGGCCGGAGGCGGTGTTCCGCGCTCACGAGATCGCGACCGCGAGCGACCGGACGGTCGCGCTCGCGTTCGGCTCGGTCGACTTCCGGATGAACGTCGGCCTGTCGGCACTCGACACGGACGCCGACGTCTACCTCCCGCGGTACCTCGTCTCGATGGCGGCCAGCGCGGCTGGCTGCCGGGCGCTCGACACCGTGTTCCTCGATTGCGAGGACGCCGCCGGACTCCGTGCGGAGACCCGCGAGGCGCGTCGCATCGGGTTCGACGGCAAGATGGCCATCGCGGAGTCCCAGATTCCGGACGTCCACGAGGGGTTCGCGCCGACCGAGCGGGAACTCGACCGGGCGCGTCGCCTCGTCGCGGCGTTCGAGGAGACCGACTCCGGCGTCGTCTCCTTCGAGGGGACGTTCGTCGACCGGCCCGTCGTCGAGCAGCAGCGACGGCTGCTCGACCGGGCCGCTGAGTGA
- a CDS encoding NAD(P)H-dependent oxidoreductase, with translation MLNTARKLADRESPVRVGVIGAGLFGSNTVTQVERAPGMTTAAIADVDTEKATETYRTAGVDDAAVVTANTPEEATEAIGGGERAVLDDGLDLVRADLDVVVEATGIPNLGARHAYDAIVNGTHVVMATVEADSVVGPALTELAEQCGVVYSMAYGDQPALIVELCDWAETVGLDVVAAGKGNTYLEEYRYGTPDDVFERMGFDESFVDSHDLNARMYNSFLDGTKVAVEMCAVANATGLRPDRTGMHLPTAEIPEIPDLLRPERDGGLLEETGVVDTVSSLHPDGSSVDRDISFGVFVVTTTPTERARTYMAENAGTGYYVSDDGDYQVFYRPYHLPGVETSVSIANAVLYGEPTGTSRHRTGEVVARAKRELEPGEELDGGGGYTVYGVLEDAATADEADHVPFELLDGATVTDTVDRDAVLGYDDVDLRTDSFIYHLRQLQEDR, from the coding sequence ATGCTGAACACAGCGCGAAAGCTCGCCGACCGTGAGTCGCCGGTCCGGGTCGGGGTCATCGGTGCGGGACTGTTCGGAAGCAACACGGTCACGCAGGTCGAGCGTGCGCCCGGGATGACGACGGCGGCTATCGCGGACGTCGACACGGAGAAGGCGACCGAGACGTATCGAACCGCTGGCGTGGACGATGCCGCCGTCGTAACGGCGAATACTCCCGAAGAAGCGACCGAGGCCATCGGCGGCGGCGAGCGAGCGGTGCTCGACGACGGGCTCGACCTGGTGCGCGCGGACCTGGACGTCGTCGTGGAGGCGACGGGTATCCCGAACCTCGGCGCTCGTCACGCCTACGACGCCATCGTGAACGGCACGCACGTCGTGATGGCGACGGTCGAAGCCGACTCCGTCGTCGGGCCAGCGCTCACGGAACTCGCCGAGCAGTGCGGGGTCGTCTACTCGATGGCGTACGGCGACCAGCCAGCGCTCATCGTCGAACTGTGCGACTGGGCGGAGACCGTGGGACTGGACGTCGTGGCCGCCGGGAAGGGGAACACGTACCTCGAAGAGTACCGGTACGGCACCCCCGACGACGTGTTCGAGCGAATGGGGTTCGACGAGTCGTTCGTCGACTCCCACGACCTGAACGCGCGGATGTACAACTCCTTCCTCGACGGGACGAAGGTGGCCGTCGAGATGTGCGCCGTCGCCAACGCGACCGGCCTGCGCCCCGACCGGACGGGGATGCACCTCCCGACCGCCGAGATCCCCGAGATTCCCGACCTCCTGCGGCCGGAACGCGACGGCGGGCTGCTTGAAGAGACGGGCGTCGTCGACACCGTGAGCTCACTGCATCCGGACGGGTCGAGCGTCGACCGCGACATCAGCTTCGGCGTCTTCGTCGTGACGACGACGCCCACCGAGCGAGCGCGAACGTACATGGCGGAGAACGCGGGGACGGGCTACTACGTCTCCGACGACGGCGACTACCAGGTGTTCTACCGGCCGTACCACCTCCCGGGCGTCGAGACGTCGGTCAGCATCGCCAACGCCGTCCTGTACGGCGAACCGACCGGCACCTCCCGTCACCGAACGGGTGAGGTGGTCGCGCGGGCGAAACGCGAGCTCGAACCGGGTGAGGAACTCGACGGTGGTGGTGGCTACACCGTCTACGGCGTCCTCGAAGACGCCGCGACGGCGGACGAGGCCGATCACGTCCCGTTCGAACTGCTCGACGGCGCGACGGTCACCGACACCGTCGACCGCGACGCCGTCCTCGGTTACGACGACGTCGACCTTCGGACCGACTCGTTCATCTACCACCTCCGTCAGCTACAGGAGGACCGATGA
- a CDS encoding 3-hydroxyacyl-CoA dehydrogenase family protein, whose product MDSPTTVSVIGAGTMGAGLAVQFARHGHRVTLVDHRQANLDDARLRIADAVDLLVEESLAETTAEELFERVEFTLDQDAGVSSAALVVESVSEDIDVKRALFRDVGAAAPDDAILASNTSGLRITDIAAGAERYADRIVGCHWWNPPYVMPLVELVPGEATSDETMDELERLVESVDRTPIRVQRDAPGFVWNRVQFAVLRECMHIVDEGIASVEAVDTAVREGYALRTATVGPFETVDISGVDLFRTIAEGLYPELSARQTPSERFDDLLDAGREGVAAGAGFHEYDESLESVVRRRDREIARVRNALDANDER is encoded by the coding sequence ATGGATTCACCGACCACGGTCTCCGTCATCGGTGCCGGGACGATGGGTGCGGGGCTGGCCGTCCAGTTCGCGCGACACGGCCACCGGGTGACGCTCGTCGACCACCGTCAGGCGAACCTCGACGACGCTCGGCTGCGAATCGCGGACGCGGTCGACCTCCTCGTCGAGGAGTCGCTCGCCGAGACGACGGCGGAGGAACTGTTCGAACGCGTCGAGTTCACGCTCGACCAGGATGCGGGCGTCTCGTCGGCAGCGCTCGTCGTCGAGTCGGTCTCCGAGGACATCGACGTGAAGCGAGCGCTGTTCCGCGACGTCGGGGCGGCCGCCCCCGACGACGCCATACTGGCGTCGAACACCTCGGGGCTTCGCATCACCGACATCGCGGCGGGCGCGGAGCGGTACGCCGACCGCATCGTCGGCTGTCACTGGTGGAACCCACCGTACGTCATGCCGCTCGTCGAACTGGTCCCTGGCGAGGCGACGAGCGACGAGACGATGGACGAACTGGAACGGCTCGTCGAGTCGGTCGACAGGACGCCCATCCGCGTCCAGCGGGACGCGCCGGGGTTCGTCTGGAACCGCGTCCAGTTCGCGGTGCTCAGGGAGTGCATGCACATCGTCGACGAGGGCATCGCCTCGGTCGAGGCCGTCGACACCGCCGTCCGGGAGGGGTACGCGCTGCGGACCGCGACCGTCGGGCCGTTCGAGACGGTCGACATCTCCGGCGTGGACCTGTTCCGGACCATCGCCGAGGGGCTGTACCCGGAACTCTCCGCGCGACAGACGCCGAGCGAACGGTTCGACGACCTGCTCGACGCCGGCCGAGAGGGCGTCGCTGCTGGCGCGGGGTTCCACGAGTACGACGAGTCTCTCGAGTCCGTCGTCCGTCGCCGGGACCGCGAGATAGCACGTGTCCGGAACGCCCTCGACGCCAACGACGAACGCTGA